In Streptomyces sp. NBC_00414, a single window of DNA contains:
- a CDS encoding amidohydrolase family protein → MDVDELVAIDVHTHAEVSSRGTSSLDDDLHAASSAYFKVEGKRKPTLEETAAYYRERRMAAVVFTVDAESATGTEPVPNEEVAEAAAANPDVLIPFASIDPFRGKAGVRQARRLVEEYGVRGFKFHPSIQGFFPNDRSVAYELYEVIEETGAIALFHTGQTGIGAGVPGGGGIRLKYSNPLHVDDVAADFPHLKIILAHPSFPWQDEALAVATHKPGVHIDLSGWSPKYFPPQLVQYANTLLKDKVLFGSDYPVLTPDRWLADFAKLPVKDEVRPKILKENAARLLGLTEP, encoded by the coding sequence ATCGACGTGGACGAACTCGTCGCGATCGACGTCCACACCCATGCCGAGGTGTCCTCCAGGGGCACCTCCTCGCTCGACGACGACCTGCACGCGGCCTCCAGCGCCTACTTCAAGGTCGAGGGCAAGCGGAAACCTACCCTGGAGGAGACGGCCGCCTACTACCGGGAGCGCAGGATGGCCGCCGTGGTCTTCACGGTCGACGCGGAGTCCGCCACCGGCACCGAGCCCGTCCCGAACGAGGAGGTCGCCGAGGCCGCCGCCGCCAACCCGGACGTGCTCATCCCGTTCGCCTCCATCGACCCGTTCCGCGGGAAGGCGGGAGTCAGGCAGGCCCGCCGCCTGGTCGAGGAGTACGGGGTGAGGGGCTTCAAGTTCCACCCCAGCATCCAGGGATTCTTCCCCAACGACCGTTCCGTGGCGTACGAGTTGTACGAGGTGATCGAGGAGACCGGCGCCATCGCCCTCTTCCATACGGGGCAGACGGGCATCGGGGCCGGGGTCCCGGGGGGCGGCGGGATCCGGCTCAAGTACTCCAACCCGCTGCACGTCGACGACGTCGCAGCGGACTTCCCGCACCTGAAGATCATCCTGGCGCATCCGTCCTTCCCCTGGCAGGACGAGGCCCTCGCGGTCGCCACCCACAAGCCGGGTGTCCACATCGACCTGTCCGGCTGGTCGCCGAAGTACTTCCCGCCGCAGCTCGTGCAGTACGCGAACACCCTGCTCAAGGACAAGGTGCTGTTCGGCTCCGACTATCCGGTCCTCACCCCGGACCGCTGGCTCGCCGACTTCGCGAAGCTGCCCGTCAAGGACGAGGTCCGGCCGAAGATCCTCAAGGAGAACGCGGCCCGGCTGCTCGGCCTCACCGAGCCGTGA
- a CDS encoding helix-turn-helix domain-containing protein, translating to MKDTSTQYEDEEGGQGDSRTGIKTFPFPVDLSVLGVGMQVGPMEAGRRWHSGEQIERVHRIDFHVVLLFRGGPVRHMIDFDEYEAGDGEILWIRPGQVHRFSSAADYRGTALIMQPGFLPRATVEATGLYRYDLPPLLRPDRDQLTALENSLAQLEREYVDTGTLPLSLHTAVLRHTLTAFLLRLAHLAAGAADAAHEQADSTFTRFREAVEKGFVTNHSVSAYADALGYSRRTLVRAVRAATGETPKGFIDKRVVLEAKRLLAHTDMPIGRIGAVVGFPDAANFSKFFTQHTGTTPVAFRAELR from the coding sequence ATGAAGGACACGAGTACCCAATACGAAGACGAAGAAGGCGGACAGGGAGACAGCCGGACCGGGATCAAAACCTTTCCCTTCCCCGTCGACCTCAGCGTCCTCGGCGTGGGCATGCAGGTGGGCCCGATGGAAGCAGGCCGCCGCTGGCATTCGGGCGAGCAGATCGAGCGCGTCCACCGCATCGACTTCCACGTGGTCCTGCTCTTCCGGGGCGGCCCCGTCCGGCACATGATCGACTTCGACGAGTACGAGGCCGGGGACGGCGAGATCCTGTGGATCCGGCCCGGCCAGGTGCACCGCTTCTCCTCGGCGGCGGACTACCGCGGCACCGCCCTGATCATGCAGCCGGGCTTCCTGCCCCGCGCCACCGTCGAGGCGACCGGCCTCTACCGCTACGACCTGCCTCCGCTGCTGCGCCCAGACCGGGACCAGCTCACCGCGCTTGAGAACTCCCTCGCCCAGCTGGAGCGCGAGTATGTCGACACGGGCACCCTGCCGCTCAGCCTGCACACCGCCGTGCTGCGGCACACCCTGACCGCGTTCCTGCTGCGCCTGGCCCATCTGGCGGCCGGCGCGGCCGACGCGGCGCACGAGCAGGCCGACAGCACCTTCACCCGCTTCCGGGAGGCCGTCGAGAAGGGCTTCGTCACCAATCACAGCGTCAGCGCGTACGCCGACGCCCTCGGCTACTCCCGGCGCACCCTCGTCCGCGCGGTCCGCGCAGCGACCGGCGAGACCCCGAAGGGCTTCATCGACAAGCGGGTCGTCCTGGAGGCCAAGCGCCTGCTCGCCCACACGGACATGCCGATCGGCCGCATCGGCGCCGTCGTGGGCTTCCCGGACGCGGCCAACTTCTCCAAGTTCTTCACCCAGCACACGGGCACGACACCGGTGGCGTTCCGGGCGGAACTGCGCTGA
- a CDS encoding sensor histidine kinase, producing the protein MSASPWITPAVARLRTANPYVVDTALALLVLFAASLQWIFPDDGDDRLTWQGFLLGAGTALPLVWRRRAPFLAACGVSVFTPAMAVYHAPPPDIMYGGLVVLYTMAAVGLPWQRRFMLVGWLAGVSLTMMHKEGEQPFEYAFQLLSCVSAYGFGVLARLQRAYTAALEDRARRLERERAADTARAAAQERAVIARDMHDILAHAVSLMVVQAEAGPVVVRSDPERAEGAFDAIAAAGRDAMIQLRRILGVLKDEPADGGSDRLPQPGVAALAGLVRQVGDTSGLRVELRSAGEPRPLHRDTEVAAYRVVQEALTNTVKHAYASCAQVELDWTEAELTLTVTDDGRGPANGVRGEGRGGSGHGLIGIRERAAACGGTARTGPGRDGGFRVVVRLPVAVGRQAALG; encoded by the coding sequence ATGTCCGCCTCGCCCTGGATCACACCCGCCGTCGCCCGCCTGCGCACGGCGAACCCGTACGTCGTCGACACCGCGCTCGCCCTGCTGGTGCTGTTCGCCGCCTCACTGCAGTGGATCTTCCCCGACGACGGCGACGACCGCCTGACCTGGCAGGGGTTCCTGCTGGGCGCCGGTACGGCGTTGCCGCTGGTGTGGCGGCGCCGGGCGCCGTTCCTCGCGGCCTGCGGGGTCTCGGTGTTCACCCCCGCCATGGCGGTCTACCACGCGCCACCGCCGGACATCATGTACGGCGGTCTGGTCGTCCTCTACACGATGGCCGCGGTCGGTCTGCCCTGGCAGCGACGGTTCATGCTGGTGGGGTGGCTGGCCGGGGTGTCTCTGACCATGATGCACAAGGAGGGCGAGCAGCCCTTCGAGTACGCCTTCCAGTTGCTGAGCTGTGTCAGCGCGTACGGCTTCGGGGTGCTGGCCCGGCTCCAGCGGGCCTACACGGCGGCGCTGGAGGACCGGGCCCGCCGTCTGGAGCGCGAACGGGCCGCCGACACCGCGCGGGCCGCCGCCCAGGAACGGGCCGTCATCGCCCGGGACATGCACGACATCCTGGCCCACGCGGTGAGCCTGATGGTGGTGCAGGCCGAGGCCGGGCCCGTGGTCGTGCGCAGCGATCCCGAGCGCGCGGAGGGGGCGTTCGACGCCATCGCCGCAGCCGGGCGTGACGCGATGATCCAGCTGCGACGGATCCTCGGCGTCCTCAAGGACGAGCCGGCGGACGGCGGTTCGGACCGGCTCCCGCAGCCGGGTGTCGCGGCTCTCGCCGGCCTGGTCCGCCAGGTCGGCGACACGAGCGGGCTGCGGGTCGAGCTCCGGAGCGCCGGGGAGCCGCGCCCGCTGCACCGGGACACCGAGGTCGCCGCGTACCGCGTGGTCCAGGAGGCCCTGACCAACACCGTGAAGCACGCGTACGCTTCTTGCGCGCAGGTCGAACTCGACTGGACGGAGGCCGAGTTGACGCTCACGGTGACGGACGACGGACGGGGCCCCGCGAACGGTGTCCGGGGCGAGGGCCGGGGCGGGAGCGGCCACGGGCTGATCGGCATCCGTGAGCGGGCCGCCGCCTGCGGGGGCACCGCTCGTACGGGGCCCGGCCGTGACGGCGGTTTCCGGGTCGTCGTACGCCTGCCCGTGGCGGTCGGCCGGCAGGCGGCGCTGGGGTGA
- a CDS encoding IclR family transcriptional regulator gives MTSQSAPDRLLAVLAAFDHGHPALSLTDISRRAGLSLTTAHRLVGALSDWGALERDAAGIYHVGLRLWEIAALSPRGLALRQIALPYLEDLYEATHENVQLAVRDGSEVVYIEWLSGRSAVGVKIQVGARWPLHATGVGLALLAHCEPAFQEAYCGGPLAGFTPHTITDPATLRRVLAEVRRSGVAVSVRQITDDALSVAAPVRGAGGPVAAAVSVVVPERDAQTPALIPAVRLAARGISRALGWQPDPHPRPPG, from the coding sequence ATGACCTCCCAGTCCGCGCCCGACCGTCTGCTGGCCGTGCTCGCCGCCTTCGACCACGGCCACCCGGCGCTCTCCCTCACGGACATCAGCCGCCGGGCCGGGCTCTCCCTCACCACCGCGCACCGGCTGGTGGGCGCGCTCAGCGACTGGGGTGCCCTGGAACGCGACGCGGCCGGGATCTACCACGTGGGCCTGCGGCTGTGGGAGATCGCGGCGCTCTCGCCGCGCGGGCTCGCGCTGCGGCAGATCGCGCTGCCGTATCTGGAGGACCTCTACGAAGCCACCCACGAGAACGTGCAGTTGGCCGTCCGCGACGGCTCCGAGGTCGTCTACATCGAGTGGCTCTCCGGCCGTTCGGCCGTCGGTGTGAAGATCCAGGTGGGCGCGCGCTGGCCGCTGCACGCGACCGGCGTGGGGCTCGCGCTGCTCGCCCACTGCGAGCCCGCCTTCCAGGAGGCGTACTGCGGCGGACCGCTCGCTGGCTTCACCCCGCACACCATCACCGACCCGGCCACACTGCGCCGCGTGCTCGCCGAGGTCCGGCGCTCAGGAGTGGCGGTGAGTGTCCGTCAGATCACGGACGACGCACTGTCGGTGGCCGCGCCGGTGCGTGGCGCGGGCGGTCCGGTGGCCGCGGCCGTCTCGGTCGTGGTGCCCGAACGGGACGCGCAGACACCGGCGTTGATCCCGGCGGTACGGCTCGCGGCGCGCGGGATCTCCCGGGCGCTGGGCTGGCAGCCGGATCCGCATCCTCGTCCGCCCGGATAG
- a CDS encoding response regulator transcription factor: MSIRVVVADDQELVRSGFSMILEAQPDIEVVAEAGDGVEAVAAVQRHTPDVLLLDIRMPRMDGLEAARLVCAQSGCRVVMLTTFDLDEYVYEALYAGASGFLLKDVRRDDLVHAVRVVAAGDSLLAPSVTRRLVADIIQRRRTEAAQPPVSTTRLDVLTTREEETLRLLARGLSNAEIARALFVSEHTVKTHVSNVLSKLGLRDRVQAVICAYESGLVTPGSP; encoded by the coding sequence GTGAGCATCCGGGTGGTGGTCGCCGACGACCAGGAGCTGGTCCGCAGCGGCTTCAGCATGATCCTGGAGGCGCAGCCCGACATCGAGGTCGTGGCGGAGGCGGGGGACGGCGTCGAGGCGGTGGCCGCCGTGCAGCGGCACACGCCGGACGTGCTGCTGCTCGACATCCGGATGCCCCGGATGGACGGTCTTGAGGCCGCCAGGCTGGTGTGCGCGCAGTCAGGGTGCCGGGTCGTCATGCTGACGACGTTCGACCTGGACGAGTACGTGTACGAGGCGCTGTACGCCGGGGCGAGCGGGTTCCTGCTCAAGGACGTGCGGCGGGACGATCTGGTGCACGCCGTGCGGGTGGTCGCGGCCGGGGACTCGTTGCTCGCGCCCTCGGTGACGCGGCGGCTGGTCGCCGACATCATCCAGCGGCGCCGGACCGAGGCGGCGCAGCCGCCGGTCTCGACGACACGGCTGGATGTCCTCACCACGCGTGAGGAGGAGACGCTTCGGTTGCTGGCCCGCGGGCTGTCCAACGCGGAGATCGCGAGGGCGCTGTTCGTCAGCGAGCACACGGTGAAGACGCACGTCAGCAACGTCCTCAGCAAGTTGGGTCTGCGGGACCGGGTGCAGGCGGTCATCTGCGCATACGAGTCGGGCCTGGTGACCCCGGGCTCCCCCTGA
- a CDS encoding L,D-transpeptidase, whose product MGVSQISDGPEKWSRRGVLAALGAVPAAVLTGCGSRASASDGAAPTASATSPAAQASTLALTPADGSRDADFTSPVRVTASSGTLSRVQVTADDGATLAGSFDDSRTTWTSARNPYSGTAYTVTAKARGAAEETLSFTTGTAADTFVGRFTPEAGSTSGVGMPVSVNFTHAVTDRAAVEKAITVTADPRVEVVGHWFSDTRLDFRPEEYWAAGTTVTLGLRLKDVEGATGVYGTQSKDVTFHIGREQISTVDLAKKTMTVRRDGRTLATYPVSGGDAEHTTWSGIMVISERFEETRMESSTVGLGDEYDIDDVPHAQRLTTSGTFIHGNYWASTSIFGSGNTTHGCIGLRDAQGADDTSEPGYAFYKSSMLGDVVVVKNSGEDTVDPANGLNGWNMSWSDWRAGSAF is encoded by the coding sequence GTGGGCGTCTCGCAGATATCCGACGGGCCGGAGAAGTGGTCCCGGCGGGGCGTGCTCGCCGCGCTCGGGGCCGTACCGGCCGCCGTACTGACGGGGTGCGGCTCCCGGGCGAGCGCCTCGGACGGCGCCGCCCCCACGGCCTCCGCGACCTCCCCGGCGGCGCAGGCCTCCACGCTCGCCCTCACCCCCGCCGACGGCAGTCGGGACGCCGACTTCACCAGCCCAGTCCGTGTCACCGCCTCCTCGGGCACGCTCTCCCGTGTGCAGGTCACGGCCGACGACGGCGCCACCCTCGCCGGGTCCTTCGACGACTCCCGTACGACGTGGACCTCCGCCCGGAACCCGTACTCCGGCACCGCGTACACGGTCACGGCCAAGGCGCGGGGAGCCGCCGAGGAGACCCTGTCCTTCACCACCGGGACGGCCGCGGACACCTTCGTCGGGCGGTTCACGCCAGAGGCGGGGTCGACCTCCGGCGTCGGCATGCCGGTGTCCGTGAACTTCACCCACGCGGTGACGGACCGCGCCGCCGTCGAGAAGGCGATCACGGTGACCGCGGACCCGCGGGTCGAGGTGGTGGGCCACTGGTTCAGCGACACCCGGCTCGACTTCCGGCCCGAGGAGTACTGGGCGGCGGGCACGACGGTCACCCTCGGGCTGCGGCTGAAGGACGTCGAGGGCGCGACCGGCGTCTACGGCACCCAGTCCAAGGACGTCACCTTCCACATCGGCCGCGAGCAGATCAGTACGGTCGACCTGGCGAAGAAGACGATGACGGTACGGCGGGACGGGCGGACCCTCGCCACGTATCCCGTGTCGGGCGGCGACGCCGAGCACACCACCTGGTCCGGGATCATGGTGATCAGCGAGCGGTTCGAGGAGACCCGGATGGAGTCGTCCACGGTCGGGCTCGGCGACGAGTACGACATCGACGACGTGCCGCACGCGCAGCGGCTGACCACGTCGGGCACGTTCATCCACGGCAACTACTGGGCGTCGACGTCGATCTTCGGCAGCGGCAACACCACCCACGGCTGCATCGGACTGCGTGACGCACAGGGCGCGGACGACACCTCCGAACCCGGCTACGCCTTCTACAAGAGCTCCATGCTCGGAGACGTGGTCGTGGTGAAGAACTCGGGCGAGGACACGGTCGATCCGGCGAACGGCCTCAACGGATGGAACATGTCCTGGAGCGACTGGCGGGCAGGAAGCGCTTTCTGA
- a CDS encoding MarR family winged helix-turn-helix transcriptional regulator: MGPAPIDAREPWMRGLHSDTGYLLYRLGLRSGQLFNTFLQESGLRLRHYALLRFLATSEGALQRELSSRLGYDPSAIVGLVDDLEKLGFAERRPSPDDRRSRTVVLTEAGRTFLRDTDEAGLRVTNDLLGPLDPAERGILHTLLRRIAETELDSGS; encoded by the coding sequence GTGGGGCCCGCGCCCATCGACGCCCGGGAACCGTGGATGCGCGGACTGCACTCCGACACCGGCTATCTGCTGTACCGACTGGGCCTGCGCTCGGGGCAGTTGTTCAACACGTTCCTCCAGGAGTCGGGGCTGCGGCTGCGGCACTACGCGCTGCTGCGCTTCCTGGCCACCTCCGAGGGCGCGCTCCAGCGGGAGTTGAGCTCACGGCTCGGATACGACCCGAGCGCGATCGTCGGCTTGGTCGACGACCTGGAGAAACTCGGGTTCGCCGAACGCCGCCCCTCCCCCGACGACCGACGCAGCCGCACCGTGGTGCTGACCGAGGCGGGGCGTACCTTCCTGCGCGACACCGACGAGGCGGGACTGCGCGTGACGAACGACCTGCTCGGTCCCCTCGACCCCGCCGAACGGGGCATCCTGCACACGCTGTTGCGGCGGATCGCCGAGACCGAACTCGACTCCGGTTCGTAG
- a CDS encoding glycoside hydrolase family 16 protein: MRETSGTPVRPGRLRRTVIALVGVLSLAAAGSAAADAPTPPSGWTQVFVDDFNGTAGTGVNTSNWQYATGHGYPGGPGNWGTGEIENMTSSTNNVALDGSGNLRITPRRDASGNWTSGRIETNRTDFQPPAGGKLRVQSRIQMPNVTGAAARGYWPAFWMLGAPYRGNYQNWPSVGELDIMENVQGLNTVWSTMHCGTNPGGPCNETTGIGGSIACPGTTCQAGFHTYGMEWDRSTSVEEIRFYVDGVNYHTVRANQVDATTWANATNHGYFIILNVAIGGGFVDAFGGGPDGATVPGNPMVVDYVQVLTSGGGTTPPPTGNRDAYSAIQAESFDGQSGTITETTTDSGGGQNIGALANGDWVQYKGVNFGSSAARQFVARVASGAGNSVSGLVEVRLDSRTNTPIGSFALANTGGWQSWRTVPANISNVTGTHDVYLTFSSGQPADFVNVNWFNFGH, translated from the coding sequence ATGAGGGAAACTTCCGGCACACCTGTGAGACCTGGCCGACTTCGGCGCACCGTCATCGCGCTGGTCGGCGTGCTGAGCCTGGCGGCGGCCGGATCCGCGGCCGCCGACGCGCCCACGCCGCCCAGCGGCTGGACCCAGGTCTTCGTCGACGACTTCAACGGCACCGCGGGCACCGGCGTCAACACCTCGAACTGGCAGTACGCGACCGGCCACGGCTACCCGGGCGGGCCCGGCAACTGGGGCACCGGCGAGATCGAGAACATGACGTCCAGCACGAACAACGTGGCGCTGGACGGCTCCGGGAACCTCCGGATCACCCCGCGGCGCGACGCCTCGGGCAACTGGACCTCGGGCCGCATCGAGACCAACCGCACCGACTTCCAGCCGCCCGCCGGGGGCAAGCTGCGCGTCCAGTCCCGTATCCAGATGCCCAACGTGACGGGCGCCGCCGCCCGCGGGTACTGGCCGGCGTTCTGGATGCTCGGCGCGCCCTATCGCGGCAACTACCAGAACTGGCCGAGCGTCGGCGAGCTGGACATCATGGAGAACGTCCAGGGCCTCAACACCGTGTGGTCCACGATGCACTGCGGCACCAACCCGGGCGGCCCGTGCAACGAGACGACCGGCATCGGCGGCTCCATCGCCTGTCCCGGCACGACCTGCCAGGCGGGCTTCCACACGTACGGCATGGAGTGGGACCGCTCGACGAGCGTGGAGGAGATCCGCTTCTACGTCGACGGCGTCAACTACCACACCGTACGGGCCAATCAGGTCGACGCGACGACCTGGGCCAACGCCACGAACCACGGGTACTTCATCATCCTGAACGTGGCGATCGGCGGCGGTTTCGTGGACGCCTTCGGCGGCGGCCCGGACGGTGCCACGGTGCCGGGCAACCCGATGGTCGTGGACTACGTCCAGGTGCTCACGTCGGGCGGCGGCACCACCCCTCCGCCGACCGGCAACCGTGACGCGTACAGCGCGATCCAGGCCGAGTCGTTCGACGGCCAGAGCGGCACGATCACCGAGACCACGACCGACTCGGGCGGCGGCCAGAACATCGGGGCTCTCGCCAACGGCGACTGGGTGCAGTACAAGGGCGTCAACTTCGGCTCCTCGGCGGCCAGGCAGTTCGTCGCCCGGGTCGCGAGCGGGGCGGGCAACTCCGTCAGCGGTCTGGTCGAGGTCCGCCTCGACAGCCGTACGAACACGCCCATCGGCAGCTTCGCCCTGGCCAACACCGGCGGGTGGCAGAGCTGGCGGACCGTACCCGCGAACATCAGCAACGTCACCGGCACGCACGACGTCTATCTGACCTTCTCGAGCGGTCAGCCGGCGGACTTCGTGAACGTGAACTGGTTCAACTTCGGTCACTGA
- a CDS encoding MMPL family transporter, with protein MLTRIARASTRRPLTVIALWLLFLLLGFGLGTGVFGRLSDSVPDVPGTESDHAAEYLDGIDPAGESITAVIAGTAVSDTALRAQVEAAVTDLRDIADVAAVPDPYTTEGLLAKDGQALVVPVTLKGGLDDDAEEKVLDAASDRIHEIRAPDVHVSGGPLLGQQLGERAQEDVARAEIISLPVVLVLLLVIFGGFRAAGLPLVVAVSGVAGAFLALFGFSQFTDISVYAIQVTTMLGLGLAVDYALLMVVRFREERRNTDDVVEAVHRTVAGAGRTVLFSGLTVAVSLTGLLVFPSVFLRSMGFAVAAVVVIDMLAALTLLPALLARFGGKIAPARTEPAGEEGRVFARLARFAIGRPVIVTATSVLALLVLALPITGMKINIGDAQQLPSNTEARRLDDTVGAHFPPGTGVSEITVVLKPGTDTTTAGRIKALAPGTESRDLPGGTTVLSMRPSGSADGRAATDLVQRVREVRGDEPVQVTGVAARLVDFRAMLGDRAPWAAVTVLAGIFLLLFAFTGSVLIPLRTILTTLLSLGAALGVVVWVFQDGHGASVLGSQELGGLSLTAPPLIIAIAFGLAMDYELFILARMREAWLQSGDAQDAVVTGLRRSGRVVTCAALLLAVVFGAFMTGGFAPILQIGLGLTLAVLIDATLVRMLLVPATMALLGRRAWWAPDRLRRAHDRFGLHEEALPATPELTEQH; from the coding sequence GTGCTCACCAGGATCGCCAGGGCGTCAACACGCCGACCACTGACCGTGATCGCCCTCTGGCTGCTCTTCCTGCTGCTCGGTTTCGGCCTCGGAACAGGCGTCTTCGGCCGGCTCAGCGACTCCGTCCCGGACGTGCCGGGCACCGAGTCGGACCACGCGGCGGAGTACCTCGACGGCATCGACCCGGCCGGCGAGTCGATCACCGCGGTGATCGCGGGAACGGCCGTCTCGGACACCGCACTCCGCGCCCAGGTGGAAGCCGCCGTCACCGACCTGCGCGACATCGCCGACGTCGCGGCCGTGCCGGACCCCTACACCACCGAAGGTCTCCTCGCGAAGGACGGTCAGGCCCTGGTCGTCCCGGTGACCCTGAAGGGCGGCCTCGACGACGACGCCGAGGAGAAGGTCCTGGACGCCGCCAGTGACCGTATCCACGAGATCAGGGCACCCGACGTCCACGTGAGCGGCGGCCCGCTGCTCGGGCAGCAGCTCGGCGAGCGCGCCCAGGAGGACGTGGCACGCGCGGAGATCATCTCGCTGCCGGTGGTCCTGGTCCTGCTGCTCGTGATCTTCGGCGGATTCCGCGCCGCCGGACTGCCGCTGGTGGTCGCGGTCAGCGGAGTCGCGGGCGCGTTCCTGGCCCTGTTCGGCTTCAGCCAGTTCACCGACATCTCCGTGTACGCGATCCAGGTGACCACGATGCTCGGCCTCGGACTCGCCGTGGACTACGCCCTGTTGATGGTGGTCCGCTTCCGCGAGGAACGCCGGAACACCGACGACGTCGTCGAAGCAGTGCACCGCACGGTGGCCGGTGCCGGACGCACGGTCCTGTTCTCCGGTCTGACCGTGGCCGTCAGCCTCACAGGCCTGCTGGTGTTCCCCAGCGTCTTCCTGCGCAGCATGGGCTTCGCCGTGGCCGCCGTGGTGGTCATCGACATGCTGGCCGCGCTCACCCTGCTGCCCGCGCTGCTGGCCCGCTTCGGCGGAAAGATCGCCCCCGCGCGCACCGAGCCGGCCGGCGAGGAGGGCCGGGTCTTCGCCCGGCTGGCCCGGTTCGCCATCGGCCGGCCGGTGATCGTGACAGCCACGTCCGTGCTCGCGCTGCTCGTGCTGGCACTGCCCATCACCGGCATGAAGATCAACATCGGGGACGCCCAGCAGCTGCCGTCGAACACGGAGGCACGCCGGCTCGACGACACCGTGGGAGCCCATTTCCCGCCGGGCACCGGGGTCTCGGAGATCACCGTGGTCCTGAAGCCGGGCACCGACACCACGACGGCCGGCCGGATCAAGGCGCTGGCACCGGGCACCGAGTCACGTGACCTGCCGGGCGGCACGACCGTGCTGAGCATGCGGCCGAGCGGCAGCGCGGACGGCAGGGCGGCCACCGACCTGGTCCAGCGGGTACGGGAGGTACGCGGCGACGAGCCCGTACAGGTGACCGGCGTCGCGGCCCGCCTCGTCGACTTCCGGGCGATGCTCGGCGACCGGGCGCCGTGGGCCGCCGTCACCGTCCTCGCCGGGATCTTCCTCCTGCTCTTCGCCTTCACCGGCTCGGTTCTGATCCCGCTGCGCACGATTCTCACCACCCTGCTCAGTCTGGGCGCCGCGCTCGGTGTGGTGGTCTGGGTCTTCCAGGACGGGCACGGGGCCTCGGTGCTGGGGTCCCAGGAACTCGGCGGGCTGAGCCTGACGGCACCTCCGCTGATCATCGCGATCGCCTTCGGACTCGCCATGGACTACGAGTTGTTCATCCTCGCCCGGATGCGCGAGGCCTGGCTGCAGAGCGGCGACGCGCAGGACGCCGTCGTCACCGGTCTGCGCCGCTCCGGCCGCGTCGTGACCTGCGCGGCGCTGCTGCTCGCGGTCGTCTTCGGCGCCTTCATGACGGGCGGCTTCGCCCCCATCCTGCAGATCGGCCTCGGACTGACGCTCGCGGTACTGATCGACGCGACGCTGGTACGGATGCTGCTGGTCCCGGCGACCATGGCCCTGCTGGGACGGCGCGCGTGGTGGGCCCCCGACCGACTGCGCCGGGCGCACGACCGCTTCGGCCTGCACGAGGAGGCGCTGCCCGCGACACCCGAACTCACCGAGCAGCACTGA
- a CDS encoding SDR family oxidoreductase, with translation MPSIDLTGKVAVVTGSGRGLGLAYAHALAAAGASVVVNDVDGAVAAQAVEAITGAGGTAVAEVVAVGTTEAADRLVGRAVEEFGRLDVLVTNAGILRDKVLWKMTDDDFDAVITTHLKGTFTCARAAAVRMREQGEGGTLILVGSPAGQRGNFGQTNYSAAKAGIAAMARTWSMELGRAGITVNAIVPVAATAMTETIPAFAPYIEALRGGEPLPDLLRKGEGFGTPEDCAALVPFLASEAARGVTGQAIGIGGDKVALWSHPQEIRTAYADGGWTPDSLAAVWPTSLGAEPQSVGIPAPAIPEA, from the coding sequence GTGCCCAGCATCGATCTCACCGGCAAGGTCGCCGTCGTCACGGGCTCCGGCCGTGGCCTCGGCCTGGCCTACGCGCACGCCCTCGCCGCCGCGGGCGCCTCCGTGGTCGTCAACGACGTGGACGGGGCCGTCGCCGCGCAGGCCGTCGAGGCGATCACCGGCGCGGGCGGCACCGCCGTGGCCGAGGTGGTCGCGGTCGGCACCACCGAGGCCGCGGACCGCCTGGTGGGCCGCGCGGTCGAGGAGTTCGGCCGCCTCGACGTCCTGGTCACCAACGCGGGCATCCTGCGCGACAAGGTCCTGTGGAAGATGACCGACGACGACTTCGACGCGGTGATCACCACACATCTGAAGGGCACCTTCACCTGCGCCCGCGCCGCCGCCGTACGGATGCGCGAGCAGGGCGAGGGCGGCACGCTGATCCTGGTCGGCTCGCCGGCCGGGCAGCGCGGCAACTTCGGCCAGACCAACTACTCCGCCGCCAAGGCCGGCATCGCCGCCATGGCCCGTACCTGGTCGATGGAGCTGGGCCGCGCGGGTATCACCGTCAACGCGATCGTGCCGGTGGCGGCGACCGCGATGACCGAGACCATCCCGGCCTTCGCGCCCTACATCGAGGCCCTGCGGGGCGGCGAACCCCTCCCGGACCTCCTGCGCAAGGGCGAGGGCTTCGGCACCCCCGAGGACTGCGCCGCCCTCGTCCCGTTCCTGGCCTCCGAGGCGGCTCGCGGAGTGACCGGCCAGGCCATCGGTATCGGCGGCGACAAGGTGGCCCTGTGGTCCCATCCCCAGGAGATCAGGACGGCCTACGCCGACGGCGGCTGGACCCCCGACTCGCTCGCCGCCGTCTGGCCGACCTCGCTGGGCGCCGAGCCGCAGAGCGTCGGCATCCCCGCGCCGGCGATCCCGGAGGCCTGA